In a single window of the Pseudomonas sp. B21-015 genome:
- the leuA gene encoding 2-isopropylmalate synthase has translation MSMLKDPSSKYRAFPTINLPDRTWPSKTIDVAPIWCSSDLRDGNQSLIEPMDAVKKLRFWKTLVQVGVKEIEASFPAASQTDFDFVRTLIEDGHIPDDTTIQVLTQGREDLIERTFESLRGAKKAIVHLYNATSPSFRRIVFNQDKEGVKAIAVNAAKLFVKYAAQQPNTEWTFEYSPETFSATELEFAKEVCDAVIDVWNPTPEHKVILNLPATVECATPNIYADQIEWFGRHINRRDSVIISLHTHNDRGTGVAATELGLMAGADRVEGCLFGNGERTGNVDLVTVALNLYTQGVDPELDFSDIDGVRKVVEECNQIAVHPRHPYVGDLVHTAFSGSHQDAIRKGFAQQQPDALWEVPYLPIDPADIGRSYEAVIRVNSQSGKGGIAYLLEQEYGISLPRRMQIEFSQVVQRETDRLGLEMTAQQIHALLHSEYLQANTPYALVSHRLQEENGHSAVEVEVSSKGQGETNLHWRGKGNGALEALVAGLPIPVEIMDYNEHAIGAGTNAKAAAYIELRVNGERAVHGVGIDENFTTASFKALFSALNRSLSQPEAKAA, from the coding sequence ATGAGCATGCTCAAAGACCCGTCTTCGAAATACCGCGCGTTCCCGACCATCAACCTGCCGGACCGCACCTGGCCATCGAAGACCATCGACGTCGCGCCGATCTGGTGCAGCTCGGACCTTCGTGACGGCAACCAGTCGCTGATCGAGCCAATGGACGCGGTCAAGAAGCTGCGTTTCTGGAAAACCCTGGTGCAGGTCGGCGTGAAAGAAATCGAAGCCTCGTTCCCGGCCGCTTCGCAAACCGACTTCGACTTCGTGCGTACCCTGATCGAAGACGGCCACATCCCGGACGACACCACCATTCAGGTGCTGACCCAGGGCCGTGAAGATTTGATCGAGCGCACCTTCGAATCCCTGCGCGGGGCGAAGAAAGCCATCGTTCACCTGTACAACGCGACCTCCCCCTCTTTCCGCCGCATTGTCTTCAACCAGGACAAGGAAGGGGTCAAGGCCATCGCCGTGAACGCCGCCAAGCTGTTCGTCAAATATGCCGCCCAGCAGCCAAACACCGAGTGGACCTTCGAGTACTCGCCAGAAACCTTCAGCGCCACCGAGCTGGAGTTCGCCAAGGAAGTCTGCGACGCGGTGATCGACGTGTGGAACCCGACACCTGAGCACAAGGTGATCCTCAACCTGCCTGCCACCGTCGAATGCGCCACCCCGAACATCTATGCCGACCAGATCGAATGGTTCGGCCGTCACATCAACCGCCGTGACAGCGTGATCATCAGCCTGCACACCCACAACGACCGTGGCACTGGCGTGGCCGCCACCGAACTGGGCCTGATGGCCGGCGCCGACCGTGTCGAAGGCTGCCTGTTCGGCAACGGCGAGCGTACAGGTAACGTCGATCTGGTCACCGTGGCATTGAACCTCTACACCCAGGGCGTCGACCCTGAGCTGGACTTCTCCGACATCGACGGCGTGCGCAAAGTCGTCGAAGAGTGCAACCAGATTGCGGTGCATCCACGTCACCCGTACGTCGGCGACCTGGTTCACACCGCGTTCTCCGGCTCCCACCAGGATGCGATCCGCAAGGGCTTCGCCCAGCAGCAACCGGACGCCCTGTGGGAAGTGCCGTACCTGCCGATCGACCCGGCCGACATCGGCCGCAGCTACGAGGCAGTGATTCGCGTCAACAGCCAGTCGGGCAAGGGCGGTATCGCTTACCTGCTGGAACAGGAATACGGCATCAGCTTGCCGCGCCGCATGCAGATCGAGTTCAGCCAGGTCGTGCAGCGTGAAACCGATCGCCTGGGCCTGGAGATGACAGCCCAGCAGATCCACGCGCTGCTGCACAGCGAGTACTTGCAGGCCAACACCCCGTACGCGCTGGTCAGCCATCGCTTGCAGGAAGAAAACGGTCACAGCGCCGTGGAAGTCGAAGTTTCCAGCAAAGGCCAGGGCGAAACCAACCTGCACTGGCGTGGCAAGGGCAACGGTGCTCTGGAAGCACTGGTGGCCGGTCTGCCGATCCCGGTGGAAATCATGGACTACAACGAACACGCCATCGGCGCGGGCACCAATGCCAAGGCTGCGGCCTACATTGAACTGCGCGTGAACGGTGAGCGTGCGGTGCATGGTGTGGGCATCGATGAGAACTTCACCACCGCCAGCTTCAAGGCCCTGTTCAGCGCGCTGAACCGCTCCCTGAGCCAGCCGGAAGCAAAAGCGGCGTAA
- a CDS encoding amidohydrolase has protein sequence MRDLSNLPNLNIALIQTTLAWHDRQANLEHFEPLLEQARGADLIILPEMFTTGFSMESETLAEPENGPTSKWLRAQAAKLGAVVTGSIIVQAVDGSHRNRLLWARPDGEVWHYDKRHLFRMAGENNHYTPGERQVQFELKGWRVRPLICYDLRFPVWSRDPQDTDLLLYTANWPGARRQHWNRLLPARGIENLCYVAAVNRIGTDGKGFAYTGDSQVLDFQGETLLSAGEADGVFQVVLSAADLAAYRTRFPANLDADTFEFT, from the coding sequence ATGCGTGATCTGAGTAATCTGCCCAATCTGAATATCGCGCTGATCCAGACCACCTTGGCCTGGCATGATCGTCAGGCCAATCTGGAGCATTTCGAGCCATTGCTGGAACAGGCGCGCGGCGCTGATCTGATTATCCTGCCGGAGATGTTCACCACCGGTTTCTCCATGGAGTCGGAAACCCTCGCCGAGCCGGAAAATGGCCCCACCAGTAAATGGTTGCGGGCTCAGGCCGCGAAGCTGGGCGCGGTGGTGACCGGCAGCATCATCGTCCAGGCGGTTGACGGCAGCCATCGCAACCGTCTGTTGTGGGCGCGGCCGGACGGGGAGGTGTGGCATTACGACAAGCGTCACCTGTTCCGCATGGCGGGCGAGAACAACCACTACACCCCGGGCGAGCGTCAGGTGCAGTTCGAATTGAAGGGCTGGCGAGTGCGGCCGCTGATTTGCTACGACCTGCGCTTCCCGGTCTGGAGCCGCGATCCGCAAGACACTGACTTGTTGTTGTACACGGCCAACTGGCCGGGGGCTCGGCGTCAGCACTGGAACCGTTTGCTGCCCGCTCGGGGGATCGAAAACCTCTGCTATGTGGCGGCGGTAAATCGCATCGGTACTGATGGCAAAGGTTTTGCGTATACCGGTGACAGTCAGGTCCTGGATTTTCAGGGGGAGACGCTACTCAGTGCGGGCGAAGCGGATGGCGTGTTTCAGGTCGTTCTGAGTGCTGCGGATCTGGCGGCTTATCGCACGCGATTCCCGGCGAACCTGGATGCGGATACCTTCGAGTTCACGTAA
- a CDS encoding pyridoxal phosphate-dependent aminotransferase gives MITSKLPNVGITIFTQMSQLAAQTGAINLSQGFPDFDGPQALRDAVGRHIASGHNQYSPMTGLPALRQQIAAKIARSYGAHVDADREVTVTPGATQAIFCAIQAVIHSGDEVIVFDPCYDSYEPSVELAGGRCVHVQLGLNDFAIDFQKLAEALSPRTRMIILNTPHNPSGALISRAELDQLAALIRDRDIYVISDEVYEHLVFDGVPHASVLAHEELYQRAFVVSSFGKTYHVTGWKTGYVVAPPALTAELRKVHQYVSFCGVTPLQYALADYMAEHPEHVEELPGFYQAKRDLFCDLLTPSRFSFTRVAGTYFQLVDYSQIRPDLNDVEMALWMTREHGVASIPISVFYQTPPEGQRLVRLCFAKREETLREAAAKLCVI, from the coding sequence ATGATCACCAGTAAGCTGCCGAATGTCGGCATCACTATCTTCACGCAGATGTCTCAGCTCGCGGCGCAAACCGGGGCGATCAATCTGTCCCAGGGGTTTCCCGATTTCGACGGCCCGCAGGCTCTGCGCGATGCGGTGGGGCGGCATATCGCCAGTGGCCACAACCAGTATTCGCCGATGACCGGCCTGCCCGCGTTGCGTCAGCAGATTGCGGCGAAGATCGCTCGCAGCTACGGCGCCCATGTCGATGCCGACAGAGAAGTGACGGTCACCCCTGGCGCGACCCAGGCGATCTTCTGCGCCATTCAGGCGGTGATCCACAGCGGCGATGAAGTGATCGTTTTCGATCCGTGCTACGACAGCTACGAGCCCTCGGTTGAGCTGGCCGGTGGTCGCTGTGTGCATGTGCAACTCGGCCTGAACGACTTCGCCATCGACTTCCAGAAGCTCGCCGAAGCCCTGAGCCCACGCACGCGGATGATTATCCTCAATACCCCACACAACCCAAGCGGTGCGCTGATCAGCCGTGCCGAACTGGATCAGTTGGCGGCGTTGATCCGCGACCGCGACATCTATGTGATCAGCGACGAGGTCTATGAACACCTGGTGTTCGACGGCGTGCCTCACGCCAGCGTATTGGCCCATGAAGAGCTGTATCAGCGCGCTTTCGTGGTCAGTTCGTTCGGCAAGACGTACCACGTCACCGGTTGGAAAACCGGTTATGTCGTGGCGCCGCCAGCCCTTACCGCGGAACTGCGCAAGGTGCACCAGTACGTCAGTTTCTGTGGCGTGACGCCGTTGCAGTATGCGTTGGCCGATTACATGGCCGAGCACCCGGAACACGTCGAAGAGTTACCGGGCTTCTATCAGGCCAAGCGCGATCTGTTCTGCGATCTGCTGACGCCGTCGCGTTTCAGTTTCACTCGCGTGGCCGGTACTTACTTCCAATTGGTCGATTATTCGCAGATCCGCCCTGACCTCAATGACGTCGAGATGGCGCTGTGGATGACCCGCGAACATGGCGTGGCGAGCATCCCGATCTCGGTGTTCTACCAGACTCCACCCGAAGGCCAGCGCCTGGTGCGTCTGTGCTTTGCCAAACGCGAGGAGACCCTGCGCGAAGCAGCGGCAAAGCTATGCGTGATCTGA
- the der gene encoding ribosome biogenesis GTPase Der: protein MVPVIALVGRPNVGKSTLFNRLTRTRDAIVGDLSGLTRDRQYGEAKWQGRSYILVDTGGISGDEHGMDEKMAEQSLLAIEEADVVLFLVDAKAGFTAADQMIAEHLRKRNKRSYVVANKVDNIDPEMARAEFAPLGMGHAIPIAGAHGRGITQMLEIALSDFPKDDEEPEEGEEEIVAEGEEAKRIPGPSEKDGIKIAIIGRPNVGKSTLVNRMLGEDRVIVYDQPGTTRDSIYIPFERNDEKYTLIDTAGVRKRGKIHEEVEKFSVVKTLQAIKDANVVIFVMDAREGVVDHDLNLLGFALEAGRALVIAINKWDGMTPSERDFVKVELQRRLFFVDFADIHFISALHGTGVGNLYASVQNSFKSAVTRWPTNRLTQILEDAVGEHAPPMVNNRRIKLRYAHLGGANPPIIVIHGNQIEKVPKSYVRYLENTYRRVLKLVGTPIRIEFKGGENPYEGNKNSLTDRQVNKKRRLMSHHKKADKKRRDKR from the coding sequence ATGGTTCCCGTAATCGCCCTGGTGGGCCGACCGAACGTCGGCAAGTCCACCTTGTTCAACCGCCTGACCAGGACTCGCGACGCCATCGTCGGCGACTTGTCCGGTCTGACCCGTGATCGCCAATACGGTGAGGCCAAGTGGCAAGGGCGTTCCTACATTCTGGTCGACACCGGCGGTATCTCCGGTGACGAGCACGGTATGGACGAAAAAATGGCCGAGCAGTCGCTGCTGGCCATTGAAGAAGCGGATGTCGTTCTGTTTCTGGTAGATGCCAAGGCCGGTTTCACCGCGGCCGACCAGATGATCGCCGAGCACTTGCGCAAGCGTAACAAGCGTTCCTATGTGGTCGCCAACAAGGTCGACAACATCGACCCTGAAATGGCCCGCGCCGAATTCGCCCCGCTGGGCATGGGCCACGCGATCCCGATCGCCGGTGCCCACGGTCGTGGTATCACCCAGATGCTGGAAATCGCCCTGAGCGACTTCCCGAAAGACGACGAAGAACCGGAAGAAGGCGAAGAAGAAATCGTTGCCGAAGGTGAGGAAGCCAAGCGCATTCCTGGCCCAAGCGAAAAAGACGGTATCAAGATCGCCATCATCGGTCGTCCGAACGTCGGCAAGTCGACCCTGGTCAACCGCATGCTCGGTGAAGACCGGGTCATCGTGTATGACCAGCCTGGCACCACCCGCGACAGTATCTACATCCCGTTCGAGCGTAACGACGAGAAGTACACGCTGATCGACACCGCCGGTGTGCGCAAGCGCGGCAAGATCCACGAAGAAGTCGAAAAGTTCTCCGTGGTCAAAACCCTGCAAGCGATCAAAGACGCCAACGTGGTGATCTTCGTGATGGACGCCCGCGAAGGCGTGGTGGATCACGACCTCAACCTGCTGGGCTTTGCCCTTGAAGCCGGTCGTGCTCTGGTTATCGCGATCAACAAGTGGGATGGCATGACGCCGAGCGAGCGCGACTTCGTGAAAGTCGAGCTGCAACGTCGACTGTTCTTCGTCGACTTCGCCGATATCCACTTCATCTCGGCCCTGCACGGCACTGGCGTAGGCAACCTCTACGCGTCGGTACAGAACTCGTTCAAGTCTGCGGTCACCCGTTGGCCGACCAACCGCCTGACCCAGATTCTGGAAGATGCGGTCGGCGAGCACGCGCCACCGATGGTCAACAACCGTCGGATCAAACTGCGTTATGCCCACTTGGGTGGCGCGAACCCGCCGATCATCGTGATCCACGGTAACCAGATCGAGAAGGTGCCGAAGTCTTACGTCCGCTACCTGGAAAACACGTACCGTCGTGTGCTCAAACTGGTCGGTACGCCGATCCGTATCGAGTTCAAGGGCGGCGAGAACCCGTATGAAGGCAACAAGAACTCGCTTACCGACCGCCAGGTCAACAAGAAGCGTCGTTTGATGAGTCACCACAAGAAAGCCGACAAGAAGCGCCGCGATAAGCGTTGA
- the bamB gene encoding outer membrane protein assembly factor BamB: protein MRDVIRWKHAALLALAILAAGCSSNSKKELPPAELTDFKEEVVLQKQWSRSIGNGQGETYNMLVPAIDGDTIYAADVTGVVMAMDRSNGDVKWKKDLELPVSGAVGVGYGLVMIGTIKGEIVALDASSGEEKWRARVTSEVLAPPATNGDVVVVQTQDDRLIGLDAATGNQRWLYDSTPAVLTLRGTSAPIVTNRLAVAGLSTGKVVALDVSNGVPVWEQRVAIPQGRSELERVVDIDGGLLLSGGTLYVASYQGRVAALDLESGRQLWQRDASSYAGVAQGFGSVYVSLSSGTVEGVDERSTTALWSNDSLARRQLSAPEVFSSYVAVGDLEGYLHLLSQVDGRFVGRERIDSDGLRARPLVMGDTIYVYGNSGKLEALTIK, encoded by the coding sequence ATGCGTGACGTGATCCGTTGGAAACATGCAGCATTGCTGGCTCTGGCCATTCTGGCCGCGGGTTGCAGCAGCAACAGCAAAAAAGAACTGCCACCGGCCGAGCTGACCGACTTCAAAGAAGAAGTGGTTCTGCAAAAGCAGTGGAGTCGTTCGATCGGTAACGGTCAGGGCGAAACCTACAACATGCTGGTTCCGGCGATCGATGGCGATACCATCTATGCCGCCGACGTCACCGGTGTGGTGATGGCGATGGATCGCAGCAATGGCGACGTCAAATGGAAGAAAGATCTCGAACTGCCTGTCTCCGGCGCCGTTGGCGTGGGTTATGGCCTGGTCATGATCGGCACGATCAAGGGTGAAATCGTTGCCCTGGACGCCAGTAGCGGTGAAGAGAAATGGCGCGCTCGCGTGACCAGCGAAGTTCTCGCGCCGCCGGCCACCAACGGTGATGTTGTTGTGGTTCAGACCCAGGATGACCGTCTGATCGGCCTGGACGCCGCTACCGGCAACCAGCGCTGGTTGTATGACAGCACGCCAGCGGTCCTGACCCTGCGCGGCACCAGCGCACCGATCGTCACCAACCGCCTCGCGGTGGCTGGTCTGTCGACCGGTAAAGTAGTTGCTCTGGATGTGTCCAACGGCGTGCCGGTGTGGGAACAGCGCGTAGCGATTCCACAAGGTCGTTCGGAATTGGAGCGTGTGGTCGATATCGACGGTGGCTTGCTGCTGTCCGGCGGTACGCTGTATGTCGCCAGCTACCAGGGTCGCGTTGCGGCACTGGACCTGGAAAGCGGTCGTCAGCTCTGGCAGCGTGATGCGTCCAGCTATGCCGGCGTCGCTCAGGGTTTTGGCAGCGTCTACGTGAGCCTGTCTTCGGGCACTGTTGAAGGCGTCGACGAACGTTCCACCACTGCGTTGTGGAGCAACGATTCGCTGGCCCGCCGTCAACTGTCGGCTCCGGAAGTGTTCTCCAGCTACGTTGCAGTCGGTGACCTGGAAGGTTACCTGCACCTGCTGAGTCAGGTGGACGGTCGTTTCGTCGGCCGCGAGCGCATCGACAGCGATGGCCTGCGTGCCCGTCCGCTGGTGATGGGTGACACTATTTATGTGTATGGCAACAGCGGCAAACTGGAAGCCCTGACCATCAAGTAA
- a CDS encoding tetratricopeptide repeat protein: protein MSSTEDEHLAELKDWWTRNGKPLVTGGLLALVIVFGWQAFQKYQSNQSQGASILYQQLLETTLTPDGKPDAARVSELAGKLNSEFGGTAYAQYGSLFVAKVAVDSGKLDDAASELKAIVAKPANPALGEIARQRLAQVLAAQNKVDEALKLLEGDADKAFLATREELKGDLLVQLGRTDEANAAYQKAKAALSDEAAVGGLQIKLDDLAKGDA, encoded by the coding sequence GTGTCGAGTACCGAAGACGAACATCTGGCGGAGTTGAAGGACTGGTGGACACGCAACGGCAAGCCCCTGGTCACTGGCGGCCTGTTGGCGCTGGTCATCGTGTTCGGCTGGCAGGCCTTTCAGAAGTATCAGAGCAATCAGTCGCAAGGCGCCTCGATTCTCTATCAGCAATTGCTCGAAACCACGCTGACGCCTGACGGCAAGCCTGATGCTGCACGTGTTTCGGAACTGGCCGGCAAGCTCAATAGCGAATTCGGCGGCACCGCATACGCGCAATATGGCAGCCTGTTCGTGGCGAAAGTCGCGGTCGACAGCGGCAAGCTGGACGACGCAGCCAGCGAGCTGAAAGCCATTGTCGCCAAACCGGCCAACCCGGCGTTGGGCGAAATCGCCCGTCAGCGCCTGGCGCAGGTGCTGGCCGCGCAGAACAAGGTCGATGAAGCCCTGAAACTGCTCGAAGGCGATGCCGACAAGGCCTTCCTGGCCACTCGCGAAGAGCTCAAAGGCGACCTGCTGGTGCAGTTGGGTCGTACCGACGAAGCGAACGCGGCGTATCAAAAAGCCAAGGCGGCACTGTCGGATGAAGCGGCGGTCGGTGGCCTACAAATCAAGCTGGACGACCTGGCCAAAGGGGATGCGTGA
- the hisS gene encoding histidine--tRNA ligase, whose translation MSKSLQAIRGMNDILPEQTPLWRHFEGTVSRLLDNYGYKQIRMPIVEFTELFKRSIGEVTDIVEKEMYTFDDRNGDSLTLRPEGTAACVRAVLEHGITGGGQVQKLWYIGPMFRHERPQKGRYRQFHQIGCEVFNLDGPDIDAELIVLTWRLWGELGIRDAVKLELNSLGTAESRARYREALVEYLSARLDQLDEDSQRRLKTNPLRVLDTKNADTQAALVDAPKMADYLDEESRVHFEGLKARLDAAGIPYVINPKLVRGLDYYSKTVFEWVTDKLGAQGTVCAGGRYDGLVEQMGGKPTTGVGFAMGIERLVLLLETLEQIPEEISRQVDVYLCAFGEAAELAGLALSERVRDQLPNLRLQVNAGAGSFKSQFKKADKSGALYALILGDDEMAQQVVGFKPLRGQGEQQSIAWDALAAHLATCVVQG comes from the coding sequence GTGAGCAAGTCTCTGCAAGCCATTCGTGGCATGAACGACATCCTGCCCGAACAGACTCCCCTTTGGCGTCATTTCGAGGGCACCGTCTCGCGTCTGCTGGATAACTACGGTTACAAGCAGATTCGCATGCCGATCGTCGAGTTCACCGAGCTGTTCAAACGCTCCATCGGTGAAGTGACCGACATCGTCGAAAAAGAGATGTACACCTTCGACGACCGCAACGGCGATTCCCTGACCCTGCGCCCAGAAGGTACGGCGGCGTGCGTGCGTGCGGTACTCGAGCACGGCATCACCGGCGGCGGTCAGGTGCAGAAACTCTGGTACATCGGCCCGATGTTCCGTCACGAACGTCCGCAGAAAGGTCGTTATCGCCAGTTCCACCAGATCGGCTGCGAAGTCTTCAATCTTGACGGTCCGGACATCGACGCCGAGCTGATCGTGCTGACCTGGCGCCTGTGGGGCGAGCTGGGTATCCGCGATGCGGTCAAGCTCGAGCTCAACAGCCTGGGCACTGCCGAATCTCGCGCTCGTTATCGCGAAGCGCTGGTCGAATACCTGTCCGCTCGCCTGGATCAACTGGACGAAGACAGCCAGCGCCGACTGAAGACCAACCCGCTGCGGGTTCTGGACACCAAGAACGCCGACACTCAAGCGGCGCTGGTCGACGCGCCGAAAATGGCCGACTACCTCGACGAAGAGTCTCGCGTTCACTTCGAGGGCCTCAAGGCTCGTCTGGACGCCGCGGGCATTCCTTATGTGATCAACCCGAAGCTGGTTCGCGGGCTGGATTACTACAGCAAGACCGTTTTCGAATGGGTCACCGACAAGTTGGGCGCCCAGGGCACCGTGTGTGCCGGTGGTCGTTACGATGGTCTGGTGGAGCAGATGGGCGGCAAGCCGACCACGGGCGTCGGCTTCGCCATGGGCATCGAGCGTCTGGTGCTGCTGCTTGAAACCCTGGAGCAGATCCCCGAAGAGATCTCCCGTCAGGTCGATGTCTACCTCTGCGCCTTCGGTGAAGCCGCCGAGCTGGCCGGTCTGGCCCTGAGCGAGCGTGTTCGTGATCAATTGCCCAACCTGCGCCTGCAGGTCAATGCCGGCGCCGGCAGCTTCAAAAGCCAGTTCAAGAAAGCTGACAAGAGCGGCGCGCTGTACGCGCTGATCCTCGGTGACGACGAAATGGCCCAGCAAGTGGTAGGTTTCAAACCCCTGCGTGGCCAGGGCGAACAACAAAGCATTGCCTGGGATGCGCTTGCTGCACACCTGGCCACCTGCGTCGTGCAGGGTTGA
- the ispG gene encoding flavodoxin-dependent (E)-4-hydroxy-3-methylbut-2-enyl-diphosphate synthase → MHGESPIKRRESRKIWVGNVPVGGDAPIAVQSMTNSDTNDVAATVAQINRLEAAGVDIVRISVPDMDAAEAFGKIKQLVKVPLVADIHFDYKIALRVAELGVDCLRINPGNIGREDRVRAVVDAARDRGIPIRIGVNAGSLEKDLQKKYGEPTPAALVESALRHVEHLERLNFQDFKVSVKASDVFMAVAAYRLLAKEIVQPLHLGITEAGGLRSGTVKSAVGLGMLLAEGIGDTIRISLAADPVEEVKVGYDILKSLHLRSRGINFIACPSCSRQNFDVVKTMNELEGRLEDLLVPLDVAVIGCVVNGPGEAKEAHIGLTGGTPNLIYIDGKPSQKLTNDNLVDELERLIRQKAAEKVEADAAVIARG, encoded by the coding sequence ATGCACGGCGAATCTCCAATCAAACGTCGCGAATCCCGCAAGATCTGGGTGGGTAACGTGCCCGTGGGCGGCGATGCGCCTATCGCTGTGCAGAGCATGACCAACAGCGACACCAATGACGTGGCCGCCACCGTGGCCCAGATCAATCGTCTGGAAGCCGCTGGCGTCGATATCGTGCGCATTTCCGTGCCGGACATGGACGCCGCCGAAGCCTTCGGCAAAATCAAGCAACTGGTCAAAGTGCCGTTGGTGGCCGACATCCACTTCGACTACAAGATCGCTTTGCGGGTAGCCGAACTGGGCGTTGACTGCCTGCGGATCAACCCGGGCAACATCGGTCGTGAAGACCGCGTGCGTGCGGTGGTCGATGCCGCCCGTGATCGCGGGATTCCGATCCGCATCGGCGTCAACGCCGGTTCCCTGGAAAAAGACCTGCAAAAGAAATACGGCGAACCGACCCCCGCTGCGCTGGTCGAGTCCGCCCTGCGTCACGTCGAACACCTTGAGCGTCTGAACTTCCAGGACTTCAAGGTCAGCGTGAAAGCCTCCGACGTGTTCATGGCCGTCGCCGCTTACCGCTTGCTGGCCAAAGAAATCGTCCAGCCGTTGCACCTGGGTATCACCGAAGCCGGTGGTTTGCGTTCAGGTACAGTGAAATCCGCCGTGGGCCTCGGTATGCTGCTCGCCGAAGGGATTGGCGATACTATTCGCATCTCGTTGGCGGCTGACCCGGTCGAGGAAGTGAAAGTCGGCTACGACATTCTCAAATCCCTGCACCTGCGTTCCCGTGGCATCAACTTCATCGCCTGCCCGAGCTGCTCGCGGCAGAACTTCGATGTGGTCAAAACCATGAATGAGCTGGAAGGGCGTCTCGAAGACCTGCTGGTGCCGCTGGATGTTGCGGTGATCGGTTGCGTGGTCAACGGGCCGGGCGAAGCCAAGGAAGCCCATATCGGCTTGACTGGCGGCACGCCAAACCTGATTTACATCGACGGCAAGCCGTCGCAGAAACTGACGAATGACAATCTGGTGGATGAGCTCGAACGCTTGATCCGCCAGAAAGCGGCCGAAAAGGTCGAAGCTGACGCAGCTGTAATCGCTCGCGGCTGA
- a CDS encoding RodZ domain-containing protein — protein MKAAHPEVVAANRVNPGETLRQARESNGWSLAEVALKLNLTVNSLSNLEAGAFDKLPGHTFARGYIRAYAKLLGMDQTVLVQQFDQSTGTDSQGSNVHSLGRIEEPVRVSHTILRVVSLLLLIAVIGGGFVWWQDQTSLRTKDLVSLAPEHVEVEGADGTTQIHPLDEPEDQAVAQGEAEGETPLALPQAETSAEEPASAVASAPAPTPAPTPAPAAPVATPAAPAHNTAPVVATPAAPAPAVPAVPAVPAAVATAPVAPTVPASAPAAPVAGQGQVQLQFTADCWTQVTDGTGKVLLSGLKRKGENVSVSGKPPFAVRLGFARGAQVSYNGQVVDVAPFTSGETARLKLGQ, from the coding sequence ATGAAAGCGGCGCATCCCGAAGTTGTAGCAGCGAATCGCGTTAACCCCGGTGAGACCTTGCGCCAGGCCCGCGAAAGCAATGGCTGGTCGCTGGCCGAAGTGGCCCTCAAGCTCAACCTCACCGTCAATTCCCTGAGCAATCTGGAAGCCGGCGCTTTCGACAAGCTGCCTGGGCACACCTTTGCTCGTGGCTATATTCGCGCGTACGCCAAATTGCTGGGCATGGACCAGACCGTTCTGGTCCAACAGTTCGATCAATCCACCGGCACCGACTCCCAGGGCAGCAACGTCCACAGCCTGGGACGTATCGAAGAACCGGTTCGGGTTTCCCACACCATTTTGCGAGTTGTCAGCCTGCTGTTGCTGATCGCGGTGATTGGCGGTGGTTTCGTCTGGTGGCAGGATCAAACCTCATTGCGTACCAAGGACCTGGTCAGCCTGGCTCCGGAACACGTTGAAGTCGAAGGCGCCGACGGCACCACTCAGATCCATCCGCTGGACGAGCCGGAAGATCAGGCCGTCGCGCAAGGTGAGGCTGAAGGTGAAACGCCTCTAGCATTGCCGCAGGCCGAGACATCGGCAGAGGAACCAGCCAGCGCCGTAGCGAGCGCACCGGCTCCAACTCCAGCTCCAACTCCAGCTCCGGCAGCCCCGGTAGCAACACCTGCGGCTCCGGCCCACAACACTGCTCCGGTTGTCGCGACACCAGCAGCGCCAGCCCCGGCTGTTCCTGCTGTTCCTGCTGTACCGGCAGCGGTTGCGACTGCTCCGGTTGCGCCGACCGTTCCAGCTTCTGCTCCAGCAGCTCCGGTAGCGGGTCAAGGCCAGGTTCAACTGCAATTCACCGCCGATTGCTGGACGCAAGTGACCGACGGCACCGGCAAGGTGTTGTTGAGTGGTCTCAAGCGTAAAGGCGAAAATGTTTCCGTCAGCGGCAAACCGCCCTTTGCCGTGCGTCTGGGCTTCGCCCGTGGCGCGCAGGTCAGCTACAACGGACAGGTGGTTGATGTCGCTCCGTTCACCAGTGGCGAGACTGCTCGCCTGAAGTTGGGTCAATAA